Proteins encoded in a region of the Paenibacillus sp. E222 genome:
- a CDS encoding transcription antiterminator, whose product MKALSAREYQILHFLLERRDFVPVKEMASQMNWSEKTIYRELNALEHSLNRRGIHLERKPGTGIALALTQEQTMELRSTQLMPGKKMVPSLSVEARRIKILTNLLYDSPEETSINKLSEQYFIGKASIVNDLKAIEERIAPFQLRLEKSQLGTRLIGSEIDIRKAMASLIHELVNEDQKQEEEHAQEHEARIDGNTLGELVRHFGSDPVEGIRCILEETEQQLGYTIGDPYYINLLTHLLICIRRLKNGKALRLADGVSEHPVTDPSVYAIAKNMAARISEQCELELPGEEIYFIYQYLISSGMSLPSLNLELSGLMDKACAQSQAMVRELIQTVSVMIHRDLTTDEQLYKGLIIHFKPMLNRLKYNIAIHNPLLEDIRREYAEIFTLVSLGMLPIAEASGLNSFSDDEISYLVLYFQASIEKNSKKKKVVLVCSTGIGTSHLLKSRINRSFPEWEVVDVISASWFKQMEDWADIDLIISTVKLEHQNLPIVYVSALLNDTDVSQIKAKLDEERVIPDPNKMPSFSLLEAYFQPSCFHMETNTKEQAAEEITSRRKLFASVLTAAGADGNLHNRMFAEARLNKHLSIFLLRSELTANPVVGFNVTKGEAGKGKLEIVIAFSNDGPFIELLMEINSLFKCKWIYDQIMRVNTPLELAEILQSRQSGKSGHTQKEETYGYHQNYQ is encoded by the coding sequence ATGAAAGCGCTATCTGCGAGAGAATATCAGATTCTGCATTTTCTGTTGGAGCGTCGGGATTTCGTTCCGGTCAAAGAAATGGCCAGTCAGATGAACTGGTCTGAAAAAACGATTTACAGGGAACTGAATGCGTTGGAGCACAGCTTGAATCGTCGGGGGATTCACCTTGAACGAAAGCCGGGAACGGGGATTGCACTTGCATTAACGCAGGAGCAGACGATGGAGCTGAGAAGCACGCAGTTGATGCCTGGAAAAAAGATGGTGCCCAGCCTTTCAGTCGAGGCCAGAAGAATCAAAATATTGACGAATCTGCTATACGATTCTCCTGAGGAAACCTCCATCAACAAGCTGTCGGAGCAATATTTTATTGGTAAGGCATCGATTGTGAATGATCTCAAGGCGATTGAAGAACGAATTGCACCTTTTCAACTGCGGCTGGAGAAAAGTCAGCTTGGGACCCGTCTTATCGGATCAGAGATCGATATCCGCAAAGCGATGGCCTCTCTGATTCACGAGCTTGTCAATGAGGACCAGAAGCAGGAAGAGGAGCATGCACAGGAGCATGAAGCCCGGATCGATGGCAATACGCTAGGAGAGCTGGTCAGGCATTTTGGCTCCGATCCGGTAGAAGGTATACGGTGCATTCTGGAAGAAACCGAGCAGCAATTAGGGTACACCATTGGTGATCCATATTACATCAACCTGCTGACTCACCTGCTGATTTGCATCCGCAGATTGAAGAATGGCAAAGCCCTTCGCCTGGCCGACGGTGTTTCTGAGCATCCGGTAACCGATCCCAGTGTGTATGCCATTGCCAAAAATATGGCCGCAAGGATCAGTGAGCAATGCGAGCTGGAGCTGCCGGGAGAAGAAATTTATTTTATCTATCAGTATCTGATCTCTTCAGGCATGAGCTTGCCTTCCCTGAACCTGGAGCTGTCGGGTCTGATGGACAAGGCGTGTGCACAGTCCCAAGCGATGGTCCGGGAATTGATTCAGACTGTGTCCGTAATGATTCATCGTGACCTCACAACAGACGAGCAGTTGTATAAGGGACTGATCATTCATTTCAAACCGATGCTGAACCGTCTCAAATACAACATCGCCATTCATAATCCTCTGCTGGAGGATATTCGCAGGGAGTATGCCGAGATTTTTACCTTGGTTAGCCTGGGAATGCTGCCCATTGCTGAGGCCTCCGGTTTAAACTCGTTCAGTGATGATGAGATCAGTTACCTGGTCCTTTATTTTCAGGCGTCCATTGAGAAAAACAGTAAAAAGAAAAAAGTCGTTCTGGTCTGCTCTACGGGAATAGGCACCTCCCATTTGCTGAAAAGCCGGATCAATCGTTCATTCCCTGAATGGGAGGTCGTGGACGTCATTTCAGCAAGCTGGTTCAAGCAAATGGAGGATTGGGCAGATATCGATCTGATCATATCGACCGTGAAACTGGAGCATCAGAATCTGCCGATTGTGTATGTGTCAGCACTCCTGAATGACACCGATGTCAGTCAAATCAAGGCCAAGCTTGATGAGGAAAGGGTCATTCCCGATCCCAACAAGATGCCGTCGTTTTCACTGCTCGAAGCGTACTTCCAGCCCTCTTGTTTCCATATGGAAACAAATACAAAAGAGCAGGCGGCAGAAGAGATAACATCCCGTAGGAAGCTGTTTGCATCCGTACTCACAGCCGCAGGTGCGGACGGTAACCTGCATAACCGAATGTTTGCCGAGGCCAGGCTGAACAAGCATTTGTCCATTTTCCTGCTGCGCAGTGAGCTGACCGCCAATCCGGTCGTCGGTTTTAATGTAACGAAGGGCGAAGCGGGAAAAGGCAAACTTGAAATTGTAATCGCTTTCTCTAACGACGGACCATTCATTGAATTGTTGATGGAGATAAACAGCTTGTTCAAGTGCAAGTGGATATATGACCAGATTATGAGGGTGAACACACCTCTGGAGCTTGCAGAGATTTTACAATCCCGTCAGTCCGGCAAGTCCGGGCATACCCAGAAGGAGGAGACGTATGGATATCACCAAAATTATCAATGA
- the abc-f gene encoding ribosomal protection-like ABC-F family protein has translation MMIISAQQLTQYHGAHLVLDGIAFEIMEGDKVALIGRNGSGKTTLMRLMARLNQPDEGQLMIKKDTRIGYVAQVPEGMDDYTVLDVLSLGFRELMACRSQMKDMEQQMSDPDCVADPNQLERLLKRYAALQEQFEREGGYEMDARIDQVAGGLDIAKEHYGWRFGSLSGGEQTRVVLASQLIVRPDLLLLDEPTNHLDLERVEWLEGFLREYTGTIILISHDRYFLDRVASRTLELEDGEAQTSAGGYTEYMKVKEQRLLQQFEAFKEQQKVIKKMKETIRQLEEWGRVGGNEKFFRRAASMRKAIERMEQVKRPVLERRNADFDVHPTDRTGKRVAVMEQVEKAYGERQILRGVSGLLEYGDKIALIGRNGSGKTTLFKLLLGEEQPSAGNLEWGARVDVGYLAQQEEPSNPKLNVLEYFRLEAGVEEGEARGILARYLFYGADVFRSVGQLSGGEWTRLRLALLVQRKPNVLLLDEPTNHLDIASREALEESLVDFEGTVLAISHDRYFVNRLASRVWELENGRMTAYLGDYEAYREKKLDLQARAAATNQATAGAETSPRGTAVGAGAGGSSHGTAAAAGSGKLNNPCFFQAGNTGKSRDSERTAEKLEQVMAHLETRLRELDQQLETVANDPFALEQMWNEREQLSAEYNELLAQWAEL, from the coding sequence ATGATGATAATTAGTGCACAACAACTGACCCAATACCACGGAGCACATCTGGTGCTGGATGGCATTGCGTTTGAAATTATGGAAGGCGACAAGGTCGCCTTGATCGGTCGCAACGGAAGCGGCAAAACGACATTAATGCGTCTGATGGCACGATTGAACCAGCCAGATGAAGGACAATTGATGATCAAGAAGGATACACGTATCGGATACGTTGCTCAGGTGCCGGAAGGAATGGACGATTACACGGTGCTTGATGTGCTGAGTCTTGGATTCAGAGAGCTTATGGCGTGCCGGAGTCAAATGAAGGATATGGAGCAGCAGATGTCCGATCCAGACTGTGTAGCCGATCCGAACCAATTGGAACGACTGTTAAAGCGGTACGCGGCATTGCAGGAACAGTTTGAGCGTGAGGGTGGATATGAGATGGATGCCCGGATCGATCAGGTGGCGGGCGGTCTGGATATTGCCAAGGAGCATTACGGATGGCGTTTTGGTTCGTTGTCTGGTGGTGAACAGACCCGGGTTGTGCTGGCTTCACAGCTAATTGTAAGGCCCGATCTGTTATTGCTGGATGAGCCGACCAACCACCTTGATCTGGAGCGGGTGGAATGGCTGGAAGGATTTTTGCGCGAGTACACAGGTACGATTATCCTGATCTCACATGATCGCTACTTTTTGGACCGTGTAGCATCCCGGACGTTGGAGCTGGAAGATGGAGAAGCGCAGACGTCAGCTGGTGGTTATACGGAATATATGAAAGTGAAGGAACAACGACTGCTGCAGCAATTTGAGGCGTTCAAGGAGCAGCAGAAGGTGATCAAAAAAATGAAAGAAACGATCCGCCAACTGGAAGAATGGGGCCGAGTCGGGGGGAATGAAAAGTTCTTCCGGCGCGCGGCTTCGATGCGTAAAGCAATCGAACGGATGGAACAGGTGAAACGCCCGGTATTGGAGCGGCGTAACGCCGACTTCGATGTACATCCTACAGACCGTACGGGAAAACGGGTGGCCGTTATGGAACAGGTCGAAAAGGCTTATGGAGAACGCCAGATTCTGCGCGGTGTATCAGGATTACTCGAATATGGCGACAAAATTGCCCTTATTGGACGTAATGGTTCAGGCAAAACAACGTTGTTCAAGCTGTTGCTTGGAGAGGAACAGCCAAGTGCAGGCAACCTGGAGTGGGGTGCACGTGTAGATGTTGGTTATCTGGCCCAGCAGGAGGAGCCTTCCAATCCGAAGCTGAATGTGCTGGAGTACTTCCGTCTGGAAGCGGGCGTGGAAGAAGGAGAAGCACGCGGCATTTTGGCCCGGTATCTATTCTATGGAGCAGATGTATTTCGCTCGGTAGGACAGTTATCCGGCGGTGAATGGACACGGCTAAGGCTTGCATTGCTGGTGCAGCGCAAGCCGAATGTGCTGCTGCTGGATGAACCGACCAACCATCTGGATATTGCTTCAAGGGAAGCACTCGAAGAGTCGCTGGTTGATTTCGAAGGCACGGTGCTTGCCATCTCGCATGACCGCTACTTCGTCAATCGACTCGCTTCCCGTGTGTGGGAACTGGAGAATGGGCGGATGACTGCTTATCTTGGAGATTATGAAGCCTATCGCGAGAAGAAGCTTGATCTGCAAGCCCGCGCAGCCGCGACAAATCAGGCTACAGCAGGAGCGGAGACGTCACCCCGAGGTACTGCCGTTGGGGCAGGAGCAGGGGGTTCTTCTCACGGGACTGCTGCTGCGGCTGGATCAGGCAAGCTGAACAATCCTTGCTTCTTCCAGGCTGGGAACACTGGAAAGAGCCGTGACAGCGAGCGTACTGCGGAGAAGCTGGAGCAGGTCATGGCACACCTGGAGACCCGGCTCCGGGAACTGGATCAACAGCTCGAAACGGTGGCGAATGATCCGTTTGCTTTGGAACAGATGTGGAACGAGCGAGAGCAATTGTCGGCGGAATACAATGAACTGCTCGCCCAATGGGCCGAATTATAA
- a CDS encoding PTS fructose transporter subunit IIC, which produces MSAKSNHAGSVIKGHLLTGISYMIPLIVASGLCIALGQVLGGADVGKAEGTIPYMINQIGGWGMGLVVPLICAAIAYSISDRPGIAPGLIVGFICSQIQAGFIGGMLGGFLVGYVVVAIRKYVKLPKSMQGLMPVLVIPFLATLISGLGIFLVIGQPIVWLQDSLTHVLESMQGGSKFVLGAILGLMATFDFGGPVNKTMSLFADGMLVQGIYGPEAVKFVGSIIPPLGITLSYFLTRNKYTAAEKESLKAAFPMGICMVTEGVIPIAARDLIRVVTSCVIGSAIAGGLIMIWGVEAPVPHGGLFVVPLFTHPWLFMLSLLIGTSICGVTLSLLKKPVTAMDEEFDDTEDESVSFDDIVFKVE; this is translated from the coding sequence ATGAGCGCAAAATCCAATCACGCAGGTTCAGTCATCAAGGGCCATCTGTTAACAGGCATTTCCTATATGATTCCTCTGATCGTTGCATCAGGTCTGTGTATTGCGCTGGGTCAGGTGTTGGGCGGGGCGGATGTGGGCAAGGCGGAAGGAACGATTCCGTATATGATCAACCAGATCGGCGGTTGGGGCATGGGGCTGGTTGTACCTTTAATCTGCGCAGCGATTGCGTATTCGATCTCTGACCGCCCAGGCATTGCTCCGGGATTGATTGTTGGTTTTATATGCAGTCAGATTCAGGCGGGGTTTATTGGTGGCATGCTGGGAGGTTTTCTGGTGGGTTACGTCGTGGTTGCCATCCGAAAATATGTGAAGCTGCCCAAGTCCATGCAGGGATTAATGCCTGTGCTTGTGATTCCGTTTCTGGCTACACTCATATCCGGTTTGGGTATCTTCCTCGTCATCGGTCAGCCGATTGTCTGGCTGCAGGACAGCCTTACCCATGTGCTTGAATCGATGCAGGGCGGTTCCAAATTTGTATTGGGGGCCATTCTTGGCCTGATGGCGACCTTTGATTTTGGAGGACCTGTCAATAAAACGATGTCGCTGTTTGCGGATGGCATGTTGGTCCAGGGCATCTACGGGCCGGAGGCGGTCAAGTTTGTCGGCTCAATCATTCCACCACTCGGCATTACCCTGTCGTATTTCCTGACGAGAAACAAATATACGGCGGCAGAAAAGGAATCATTAAAGGCAGCATTTCCCATGGGCATCTGTATGGTGACGGAGGGCGTCATTCCGATTGCCGCAAGAGATCTGATTCGGGTGGTGACTTCCTGTGTCATCGGCTCAGCGATAGCGGGCGGTCTGATTATGATCTGGGGTGTTGAAGCTCCGGTACCGCATGGCGGGCTGTTTGTTGTCCCTCTTTTCACGCATCCGTGGCTGTTTATGTTGTCGCTGCTCATTGGAACCAGCATCTGTGGCGTAACCTTATCGCTGTTAAAGAAGCCGGTTACAGCGATGGATGAAGAATTCGACGATACCGAAGACGAAAGCGTAAGCTTCGACGACATTGTGTTCAAGGTGGAGTAA
- a CDS encoding ketose-bisphosphate aldolase: MLITMKELLKAAKEHKFAVGAFNVADSTFLRAVIEEAEHSNSPAIIAIHPTELEFLTDEFLAYARQRALASHVPLVIHLDHGGSIADIIRAIKCGFTSVMIDGSLLPYEENVALTKQAVEIAHAASVSVEGELGTIGQTGNSIEGGVSVVTYTDPAQAQDFVARTGIDTLAVAIGTAHGIYPKHIKPELQMDILKEISQLVDIPLVLHGGSANPDQEVSDSVQLGICKINISSDMKHAYFKKAREILSTTELWDPNAIYPECITEARNVIRYKMELFHSVGKADLYKGLRYEQRQAESVSLY; the protein is encoded by the coding sequence ATGTTGATTACGATGAAGGAATTGCTTAAAGCAGCCAAAGAACACAAATTTGCAGTAGGCGCGTTTAACGTAGCGGACAGCACCTTTTTAAGGGCGGTCATTGAGGAGGCGGAGCATTCCAATTCCCCGGCAATTATCGCCATTCACCCCACCGAGCTTGAATTTTTGACGGATGAATTTTTGGCGTATGCCAGACAGCGTGCACTGGCCAGCCATGTTCCGCTGGTGATCCATCTCGATCATGGTGGCTCCATTGCTGATATCATCCGGGCGATCAAGTGTGGATTTACATCTGTCATGATTGACGGCTCTCTGCTCCCTTATGAAGAAAATGTGGCGTTGACCAAACAGGCGGTGGAGATTGCGCACGCTGCTTCCGTATCGGTTGAAGGGGAATTGGGCACGATCGGTCAGACCGGCAACTCGATTGAAGGCGGCGTATCGGTGGTCACTTACACAGACCCGGCGCAGGCGCAGGATTTTGTAGCCCGTACGGGGATCGATACACTCGCGGTGGCTATCGGTACAGCCCATGGCATATATCCAAAGCATATCAAACCGGAGCTGCAAATGGATATTCTGAAAGAAATCAGCCAATTGGTCGATATTCCTCTCGTTCTTCACGGTGGCTCTGCCAACCCGGATCAGGAGGTATCGGACTCCGTTCAGCTGGGCATTTGCAAAATTAATATATCCAGCGATATGAAGCACGCATATTTCAAAAAAGCTCGCGAAATTTTAAGCACAACCGAGTTATGGGACCCTAACGCGATTTACCCGGAATGCATTACTGAGGCCCGAAACGTCATTCGCTATAAAATGGAGCTGTTCCATTCGGTCGGCAAAGCCGATTTGTACAAAGGATTGCGTTATGAACAGCGCCAGGCTGAAAGTGTCAGCCTTTACTGA
- a CDS encoding PTS sugar transporter subunit IIA yields MDITKIINERLIKLDLQARTKDEAIEELADLLEKDGALSSKEAFIKDVYLREEEGQTGLENHVAIPHGKSAAVLKTSLAIGRTAHALEWETLDGKPVHVIIMFAVRLVDRNTTHMKLLVQVAEMLADEEVLERLLHEPDPAMIMDLFARRESVS; encoded by the coding sequence ATGGATATCACCAAAATTATCAATGAACGGTTGATCAAGCTGGATCTCCAGGCACGAACCAAGGATGAAGCCATTGAGGAGCTGGCAGATTTGCTGGAAAAGGACGGCGCCTTGTCCTCCAAGGAGGCTTTTATCAAGGATGTGTATTTAAGGGAGGAAGAAGGCCAGACGGGTCTGGAGAATCATGTCGCTATTCCTCACGGCAAATCAGCCGCTGTACTCAAAACCTCGCTTGCCATCGGGCGGACAGCACATGCGCTTGAATGGGAAACGCTGGATGGCAAACCGGTGCATGTCATTATTATGTTTGCCGTACGGCTGGTGGATCGAAATACAACCCACATGAAGCTGCTGGTCCAGGTTGCAGAGATGCTTGCCGATGAGGAGGTGTTGGAGCGTTTGCTGCACGAGCCTGATCCGGCCATGATTATGGATCTGTTTGCGCGCAGGGAGAGTGTGTCGTAG
- a CDS encoding PTS fructose transporter subunit IIB yields the protein MNIVAVAACTAGIAHTYIAKEKLIKGAKARGHEIKVETQGTIGTENELSREEIRDADVIIVAADIKIGGEERFKGKRIIRVKTETVIKAPIKFIEKVEQTLGISS from the coding sequence ATGAACATTGTAGCTGTAGCCGCTTGCACTGCAGGTATTGCCCACACCTATATTGCCAAGGAAAAATTGATCAAAGGTGCAAAGGCCCGCGGACATGAGATTAAAGTGGAGACTCAGGGAACCATTGGCACAGAAAACGAGCTTAGCCGGGAAGAAATTCGAGATGCTGATGTGATTATAGTGGCCGCAGATATCAAGATTGGTGGAGAAGAACGGTTCAAAGGCAAACGAATCATTCGAGTGAAAACGGAAACGGTCATTAAAGCCCCGATTAAATTTATTGAAAAGGTGGAGCAGACTTTAGGCATATCCTCATAA